TACCCTTACTTCTTTCTTCTCTTTTATTTCTCTCTTTACCTCTACTTCTCCTATTTCCCTTATTGCGTTTAATACCGTCTGTTTACTTAACTCCTCTGGACATGCTTTTTTACTGCTTATTTCATATGATTCTTCTATTGCGTTTTCTACTAACTTTATTTTTACTCCCTTTTCTATCCTATCGTGCCGTCCTATCTCTAATGCATCATCCACCAAATATGTATATCTTCCATCCTCTTTAGATTTGTAATATGTCCTCTCATATTCAATATCCCCAAGGACTGTCGTTAATCTCTTTTTATCTTTCCTCTCTACTACCCATTTTTCTTTCCTTCTCTTATCTTCTTTTATTATCCTATCTAACTCTTCAATAATTGCTTCTATTGCCTCTCTACCTAGTTTGTCCGTCAGTTCCTTTATCCTTGCTGCAAGCTCTGTAATATTCATTCCTTTATTTAATAAATCACCAAAAATTTCTACTACTTCCTTAGTGAAATTTAGAGCATTTTGTAGTATAATATCCTCAAAGATATGTTTTTTCACAAGAGACACCCCTTTCTGTATTGTTTTGTTTTCCATAATCTATTTTATCACAGGGGTTGTCTCTTGTTTTTTTTCACCCAAAAAATCCTACGATAATTTTACACTATGAATTAAAGAGGCTATCCACTTACCTTTTTGGACAGCCTCCATTTTTAATCAATTTGTTCTTTTAATATATCTACTGGCATAACCTTGGCAACTTTCCTTCTCACAAGATATCTTGAAAGTATATATGTTACAGCAAGTACAACAAAACAACCAACTACACTCTGCCAGCTCAAATCAAGAGTTAGTGAAATATCTGTATTTTTTGTGGCTGAGCTCATAAGCTGGTTCATGGTAAATTTCGAAAGTGGAATACCAAGCAAAAATCCTATCGCGAAGGAATAGCTGTTAAAACCCAAGATCATCTTGAAAATCTGTTTTTCTTTGAATCCTAACATCTTCAAAATTCCAATATTCTTTTTGTTTTCAGTAATAGCTAAGCCCGACAAAACATAGATTATCAGCAGTGCCAAAATTGCTGAGATAAGACCAAGCACTTCTATGGATTTTTGTAACGTTACAGCTGAACCTTTGAGAGTTTCTATCATGTAATTTTTATCCTGCGCATCAAATAGCATCTGTTTTGGAATCTGGACTGGAGTATCAGAATAAAGTCCTATAAAACTTCCTTTTTCAAACCCGAATATCTTATTGAACTCATTTATATCCATAAAGCCTTGGTTGCCAACTGGAATATCAGCGATCTTTCCAACCTTTAATTTGTATTTCTTTCCATCAAACTTATTTTTAAGCTCAATCTCTTGCCCCTCTTTCGCATTTAATTTTTGCGCTAATGGTCGTGTTATGACAAAACCACTATTTACTTCTATTCTTGCTCCTCTTTCATCAAAAAGCTTAACCATATTTGAATTCTTCTCAATTCCATAAATCACAATATTAAAATTGCCATTTTTTGTTTCAAAAGCCTGAAAATTAAAAGGTTCTACTTTATACTTCTTAAAATTTAGCTCTGTATGAGTACTGATTGAATTTAAAATATACATATACTTGTATTCAAAGTTCTTTTCATAAACTTTATTTATTGCATCTATCACAGCATTTTTTGCACTCAATCCGTACATCAAAAGGATTGTTGAAAAAATCACGCCTACCACCAAAACAGCTTCTCGGGCGAAATGCCGAACCCCATACTTAAACATAATTCTATTTTGAAAACTAAATTTATCCAAAAAGCTTAACCTTGGCAGTTTGTTGAACTTTATCTCGTCAACCCCATGAAGCATCTCAACAATTGTAAGTTTGAAAAATCTCTTAATGGCAACATAGCCAGAACTTAGAATAAAAACTCCTGGAAGAAACATTGCAATAAAAAGCTCTGATATAGGATAGACATTCTTTACAACAGGTAAAGCAAAATAGGCCCTGAAAAAAGTTGAAAAAGGAATTGCTTCAATAAAGCCCAAGACAGAACCAAAAATACTCCCAATTAGCCAAATATAAATTGGCAGATGCATAAAGACTTTTATTACCTCTTTATCCGAATATCCTAAGGAATAAAGGGTTCCTATCTCTGCATGCATATTGTTGATAAGCCTTCGCATAACAATAAACAAAATTACTGATGACATGAATATCACAAACAAACTTATTGGCAATGTTGACCTTTTCACACTGTCAATTTTAATCTCAGCAAAAGTGATGCGAGGATTTTCTGATCTTGATACAAACTTTAAAAGGCCCCATTTTTGATTTACATCACTTTTAAAACTATCAATATCTTTGAGATTCCCTTTGAACATATAATAATGATAAGGAAAAACTTTTGCAATTGTTTTCAAGTCCTCTTCATTCATTGCAGCAATTCCAAAGTGTTCAGAATCAGGCAAAAAATCTTGATCGTTTTTGATAATATAAATGTAATCTGGCAAATAAAATATTCCACTTATAATAAAATTCTTATTTGCAATTTTAATTGTATCTCCTATTTTGTATTGATGCTTTTTGAAAAAGTTTGGATCAATTAAAATCTCACCTTTGTGGGGCATATTCCCTAAGCTTACAAATGGTTTATTTATTTGTTTTGAGATTGAAAATACTCTTATTGTTTTATTATCTTCTGAATAGTCAACCATAAGTCTTTCTTCAACCTTTAAATTATACTTTGATTCAAGGTATTTTATGTCAACAGGAAGTGATGTGATAAAGTTTCCATCTTCCTGATTTTGATTTTCAATAAATGCTTTATAATTCTCGTCAATATTTCTTACTGTTATACTAAAAAGAGCATATGCCATTGAAGCAATTGCAACAAGCAGTACAATTGACAAAAACTGAGCCTTTTCTCGTAACATAATCCTTTTTGGAATTCTTTTTATAACCATTACCAGGTCACCTCTTTTGCAGGTACTTTGTTATGATTTTCTATAAATTCTACCACCCTACCGCTTCGCAGACGTATTGTAGCATCTGACATATTGGATATTGCAAGGTTATGGGTGATGATTAAAATTGTTGCGTTGAATCTTTTATTTACATTCTCAAGAAGTTCTAAAACAAGTTTTGCGCTCTCATAATCCAAAGCACCTGTTGGCTCATCACAAAGAATTATGGATGGGTTCTTGACAACAGCTCGTGCAATGGCCACTCTTTGTTGCTGCCCCCCCTGAGAGCTCAAAAGGAAATTTATCTTTTTCTGAATACACATCAACCATCTTCAAAACCTTATCAACATCAAGAGAGTTTTTGCTCAAAACTGCACTTGATAAAACATTTTCATATACAGTAAGGCCGTTTATAAGATTATAAAATTGAAAAACAAAACCAACATAATCGCGCCTGTAAAGTGCAAGCTCGTTTTTGGAAAACTTTGTTATTTCCTTGCTATCAACAAAAACCCTTCCTCTATCTGCCCTATCGAGTCCTCCAAGGATATTAAAAAGGGTAGTCTTACCTGAGCCAGATGGTCCAACAACTGTATAAATTTTCCCCTTTTCAAATTCAAAGCTAACATCATCCAATGCCCTGACATTGTTCGCTCCCACTTTGTAAATTCGTGTCAAGTTTTCAACCACTATAAACATCCAAGCTCATCTCCCAATCAAAAATCTTAAAATTGTTCATTTATATTATGACTAATTGGTCATATGACTGTCAAGTCATATTTGACAATATTTCATTCTTTTTCTAATCCTTCTTTTAAAAGCTTTAAAAACTGTTCAAAAAAACCACGAAAATACTCTATATCCAAAGAATATGTAGAGGTGCCTTCTTGGTTAATTGCTCTTTCTATTACAAATTTTTTTAAATAAAAACTTGCACCTTCTAAAAAAATTGCTATTATAAGAGGATTAATATCATCTCTAATAAATCCTTTTTCCTGGTTGTTTTTAACAATCTCAACTAAAAACTCACGCGATTTAGTCAAAAACTTCTCATTTATTTCATCTTTAAATGGTGAGTCGTTGAAAAAAAATGCTCGCTCAAGCAGAATATATTCGTCTTTTAGAGATTTTAAAGCCAACCATACAGTTTTCAACGAATTTTCGTAATAATCAAATATACTCATCTGCTTTATATTTATTTTATTCAAAAGATCTAAGAATTTAGAATAAGCCATCTCAATTGAATAAAAATACATATCCTTTTTATTTTCAAAATACTGATACATACTCCCCTTTGCAACAGAGCACTCTTTTGCAACATCTGTAATGTCAACCTTGTGATAGGGCTTTTGGGAAAAATATCTTATGAGTGTATCTGTAATAAGTTTTCGCTTTTCTTCTGGAAGATTAAAAAATGTTTGCTTTGGCATCTCTTTAAATATCACCTCAAGATTATTATGACTCATAGGTTATAGTATTGTCAAAAGGTAATTCGCAAAAGTCTGTGTCAAGTTTTCGTAGGTAAATTTTATTAAAAATTTTTGGTTCTATAATAAATGTTGTGGTGGATAAAAATCACTCATAAAAAAAGCGCACTTATTCTGAATTCCTGTTATAATAGAAGTGACCAAACAAAATCCATTAAAAAGAGGCATCAGAATAAGTGCATACAAATTATATCACAAAATTCCTAAAATCTGAAGATATAATTTGGGAGGACAAATAGAAAGTGAAGATGAAATAGAACTCCATATAAGAATGAAACAAAAACCTCATACTTGCCCAAGATGTGGAAAATTAACCTCTAAGGTGCACGACTACAGAACCCAAAGAATAAAAGACATACCATTATGGGGCAAAAAAAACTTTTTATTGTGCCCAGAAAAAGAAGG
The sequence above is a segment of the Thermoanaerobacter ethanolicus JW 200 genome. Coding sequences within it:
- a CDS encoding ABC transporter permease yields the protein MVIKRIPKRIMLREKAQFLSIVLLVAIASMAYALFSITVRNIDENYKAFIENQNQEDGNFITSLPVDIKYLESKYNLKVEERLMVDYSEDNKTIRVFSISKQINKPFVSLGNMPHKGEILIDPNFFKKHQYKIGDTIKIANKNFIISGIFYLPDYIYIIKNDQDFLPDSEHFGIAAMNEEDLKTIAKVFPYHYYMFKGNLKDIDSFKSDVNQKWGLLKFVSRSENPRITFAEIKIDSVKRSTLPISLFVIFMSSVILFIVMRRLINNMHAEIGTLYSLGYSDKEVIKVFMHLPIYIWLIGSIFGSVLGFIEAIPFSTFFRAYFALPVVKNVYPISELFIAMFLPGVFILSSGYVAIKRFFKLTIVEMLHGVDEIKFNKLPRLSFLDKFSFQNRIMFKYGVRHFAREAVLVVGVIFSTILLMYGLSAKNAVIDAINKVYEKNFEYKYMYILNSISTHTELNFKKYKVEPFNFQAFETKNGNFNIVIYGIEKNSNMVKLFDERGARIEVNSGFVITRPLAQKLNAKEGQEIELKNKFDGKKYKLKVGKIADIPVGNQGFMDINEFNKIFGFEKGSFIGLYSDTPVQIPKQMLFDAQDKNYMIETLKGSAVTLQKSIEVLGLISAILALLIIYVLSGLAITENKKNIGILKMLGFKEKQIFKMILGFNSYSFAIGFLLGIPLSKFTMNQLMSSATKNTDISLTLDLSWQSVVGCFVVLAVTYILSRYLVRRKVAKVMPVDILKEQID
- a CDS encoding ABC transporter ATP-binding protein: MFIVVENLTRIYKVGANNVRALDDVSFEFEKGKIYTVVGPSGSGKTTLFNILGGLDRADRGRVFVDSKEITKFSKNELALYRRDYVGFVFQFYNLINGLTVYENVLSSAVLSKNSLDVDKVLKMVDVYSEKDKFPFELSGGAATKSGHCTSCCQEPIHNSL
- a CDS encoding TetR/AcrR family transcriptional regulator, coding for MSHNNLEVIFKEMPKQTFFNLPEEKRKLITDTLIRYFSQKPYHKVDITDVAKECSVAKGSMYQYFENKKDMYFYSIEMAYSKFLDLLNKINIKQMSIFDYYENSLKTVWLALKSLKDEYILLERAFFFNDSPFKDEINEKFLTKSREFLVEIVKNNQEKGFIRDDINPLIIAIFLEGASFYLKKFVIERAINQEGTSTYSLDIEYFRGFFEQFLKLLKEGLEKE
- a CDS encoding transposase family protein, whose product is MKQKPHTCPRCGKLTSKVHDYRTQRIKDIPLWGKKNFLLCPEKEGL